The Amphiprion ocellaris isolate individual 3 ecotype Okinawa chromosome 24, ASM2253959v1, whole genome shotgun sequence DNA window TTCAGCACAAATTTGAGTGGTATGTTTATTGAAGGATGTGTTTAGCTGTCTGCCAAGCTAGAAACCAGCTCTACCTATCACAGTAAGGGCAGAATAGTGGATTAAAATACCCAGTTCTGAGTTTTGAGCATTAAACTATATGAACTCTATTTTTCCAGCTGTGAATGTTCTGCTACTGATGAGCTCAAGTTGAAACAAACACGCATCCAATTATTTGTCCACcgttttatttcagtaatgtgACAAAAGCTGCAACACAGTTCAGAAAGCTTCACATGGCTCGATGAGGACGGCCATTTAATGAGATTCCTCACTAGGAACAGGATCAGGAACTACAACTATGGAGGAAACATACAGTTGACAAGTAGTTTTGTGTAAAGACAGCGTTTATTCCATCTTCGATTGGAAACATTAAATAGAACTTTATTTTCAGGATGACGAAACAggtatatttttgcattttgacatgttttacaaACCAAGTGCTCCTAACCAACAGaacccctctttctctctttgttttcctcctcttctcccctcAGATCGTTTACGAATGCTCCTCAGCCAGCTTCTCGGCTTTTTGGACCACCTCCTCGATGGGGCCGACCATGTAGAAGGCCTGCTCGGGCAGAGCATCGTACTCACCTGGGAGGAGAAACGGCAATATTAGTCGGAGTCACAGACGTTGGAGCTCACCAATCACATCTCATCTCCAACACTCACCGCCCAGGATGCTCTGGAAGCCCTTGATGGTCTCTTTGAGGGGCACCAGCTTGCCCAAGTGGCCGGTGAAGACCTCGGCCACCTGGAAGGGCTGGGACAGGAAACGCTGGATCTTGCGGGCGCGAGCCACAGTCAGCCTGTCCTCCTCAGACAACTCATCCATACCCAAAATAGCAATGATGTCCTGCAGGGATTTGTAGTCCTAAAAGGGAAAAAGTCAACCGGTTACGACGATAAATGTTCAGTTTGTCCCATTTCATTCAGAGTAGGTATCAAGTCACAAACCTGGAGGATCTTCTGCACACCACGGGCAACATCGTAGTGCTCGGCGCCGACAATGTTGGGGTCCATGATACGGGAGGTGGAGTCCAGGGGGTCGACGGCGGGGTAGATACCCAGCTCAGCGATGGCACGGGACAGCACAGTGGTGGCATCCAAGTGGGCGAAGGTGGTGGCGGGGGCAGGGTCAGTCAGATCGTCAGCGGGCACGTAGATGGCCTTAGAGAGAGGATTCAAACTCTTTTAGTTTTAGTAACCCCCAATATTCTATAtcacttaaccctcgtgtcgccctgcgggtcaaaattgacgcggtttaaagtttgaaaatgtggaaaaaaatatacattttcacaATAAGAAAACACAACCCTGGATTGAGACACAGCTCTAAACCTCACCTGCACAGATGTGATGGAACCCTTCTTGGTGGTAGTGATTCTCTCCTGCATGGTACCCATGTCAGTGGCCAGAGTGGGCTGGTAACCCACGGCAGAGGGGATACGACCCAGCAGGGCAGACACCTGATGGGAAACGGGTGGATTCAGTCAGTTTCAAGCTCACCGTTTGGATGTAAAACCCTAACCTGAGTGGAATCCTGTACCTCAGAGCCAGCCTGTGTGAAGCGGAAGATGTTGTCGatgaagagcagcacatcctGACCCTCCTGGTCACGGAAGTACTCGGCCACGGTCAGTCCGGTCAGAGCCACTCTGGCACGAGCACCGGGGGGCTCGTTCATCTGTCCGTACACCAGCGCCACCTAGCAGGGACACAAATCGAGGTAAGTGGTGAGATTTTAGCCACTATGAGtgccattttcagtgttttttcccTACAATTGCCCACCTTGGAGGTGGTGTCCTTCAGGTTGATGACACCAGACTCAATCATTTCATGGTACAAGTCGTTTCCCTCACGGGTTCGCTCTCCCACTCCGGCGAACACGGAGTAACCACCGTGGGCCTTAGCCACGTTGTTGATCAGCTCCATGATCAGGACAGTCTTGCCGACACCAGCACCACCGAACAGACCTGCAAACACAGAAGGTAGCATTAGGACAAGCAGCTTATGGACTTTATATCACCCTCAGTGACTTGTGCTTTATCTCATACCAATCTTTCCTCCCTTGGCGTAGGGGGCCAGCAGGTCCACAACCTTAATGCCGGTAACCAGAATCTCCTGTTCCACGCTCATGTCGGTGAATTCAGGAGCCTCAGCGTGGATGGGAGCGGTCCTGAGAGAGGAGGAAATGGTatttatcacaaaaaaaaacatctggacACATCTTTATTATCGTAAAATATGCTGTGTTTATTATTAAATTCAATGCAAAAATCAATCAGTTACATAATTTTCGACTCACTGTTTGGTGGAGATGGGACCCCTCTCATCGATGGGCTCTCCAATGACATTCATAATCCTGCCCAGGGTCTCAG harbors:
- the atp5f1b gene encoding ATP synthase subunit beta, mitochondrial, whose product is MLGAVGRCCTGALQALKPGVQPLKALVGSPAVLSRRDYVAPAAAASAATGRIVAVIGAVVDVQFDEGLPPILNALEVAGRESRLVLEVAQHLGENTVRTIAMDGTEGLVRGQKVLDTGAPIRIPVGPETLGRIMNVIGEPIDERGPISTKQTAPIHAEAPEFTDMSVEQEILVTGIKVVDLLAPYAKGGKIGLFGGAGVGKTVLIMELINNVAKAHGGYSVFAGVGERTREGNDLYHEMIESGVINLKDTTSKVALVYGQMNEPPGARARVALTGLTVAEYFRDQEGQDVLLFIDNIFRFTQAGSEVSALLGRIPSAVGYQPTLATDMGTMQERITTTKKGSITSVQAIYVPADDLTDPAPATTFAHLDATTVLSRAIAELGIYPAVDPLDSTSRIMDPNIVGAEHYDVARGVQKILQDYKSLQDIIAILGMDELSEEDRLTVARARKIQRFLSQPFQVAEVFTGHLGKLVPLKETIKGFQSILGGEYDALPEQAFYMVGPIEEVVQKAEKLAEEHS